A stretch of the Bacillus anthracis str. Vollum genome encodes the following:
- a CDS encoding YuzL family protein — translation MAKLKKNPSKAGISAASVTGNAGPTDRGVEKGRQGNNQQYKKHNMGEK, via the coding sequence ATGGCAAAACTTAAGAAGAACCCTTCAAAGGCTGGAATTAGCGCAGCGAGTGTGACAGGAAACGCTGGACCAACTGATCGAGGCGTAGAAAAAGGACGTCAAGGTAATAACCAACAATATAAGAAGCATAATATGGGCGAAAAATAA
- a CDS encoding D-alanyl-D-alanine carboxypeptidase family protein: MKRTIVMIVMIATLFTGMIFFSYAQRQQAVRADQPSITGQYGITIDADTGEILYGKREDERSYPASIAKMMTTLLLLENVKEDEEITVTENAIKTESQSKKIKLRAGEKLKRDEALKLMLIISADPIAESIAEHIAGSKNEFVKMMNARAKELGTKHATFKNASGADALGNKVSPYDIAMITKEALKYPVVLEYMNSTRTTLHTSERSPNIANYGREELYDDPYAIGSKSGLSALGKYTVVTVDEKDGKRVINVVLSSTRKQLYPDTKKMAHYAFQQLK, encoded by the coding sequence ATGAAACGAACAATAGTTATGATTGTAATGATTGCCACACTATTTACAGGGATGATTTTCTTCTCTTATGCACAAAGACAACAAGCTGTAAGAGCCGATCAGCCCAGCATCACTGGACAATACGGAATTACAATCGATGCAGACACAGGTGAAATTTTGTATGGAAAACGAGAAGACGAACGCTCTTATCCGGCTAGTATAGCCAAAATGATGACAACCCTTCTTTTACTAGAAAATGTAAAAGAGGATGAAGAAATTACAGTTACAGAAAACGCAATTAAAACAGAAAGTCAAAGTAAGAAAATTAAACTTCGTGCTGGGGAAAAGTTAAAACGTGATGAGGCATTAAAACTGATGCTTATCATTAGTGCAGATCCAATAGCTGAATCCATCGCAGAACATATTGCAGGATCAAAAAATGAATTTGTAAAAATGATGAATGCTAGAGCGAAGGAACTTGGTACAAAACATGCGACTTTCAAAAATGCAAGTGGTGCTGATGCATTAGGAAACAAAGTATCACCATATGACATTGCTATGATTACGAAAGAAGCATTAAAATACCCAGTTGTTTTAGAATATATGAATTCAACGCGTACAACTCTACATACTTCAGAACGCTCTCCAAACATCGCAAACTATGGACGAGAAGAACTATATGACGATCCATATGCAATTGGAAGTAAAAGCGGTCTATCAGCACTCGGAAAATATACAGTCGTAACAGTGGATGAGAAAGACGGTAAACGCGTCATTAATGTTGTATTATCTTCTACTCGCAAGCAACTGTATCCTGATACGAAGAAAATGGCACATTACGCATTTCAGCAATTAAAATAA